The Etheostoma cragini isolate CJK2018 chromosome 15, CSU_Ecrag_1.0, whole genome shotgun sequence genome window below encodes:
- the LOC117957868 gene encoding MAPK regulated corepressor interacting protein 2-like has translation MMYTITRGPSKLVTQRRTGPTQQLDNQINDFKHKQTSWSMPDLPAPKIVFNRPNGRKYHHPAPALPADNQQEESFTPAHKENVKFVYDAWQEMVQQEGGSKETQGAVHYEEPTPNPHVHNFVPIDLDEWWAKRFLANIDKLS, from the exons ATGATGTACACAATTACAAGAGGTCCCAGCAAACTGGTCACCCAGCGACGGACAG GGCCTACTCAGCAGCTCGACAACCAAATAAACGACTTCAAGCACAAACAAACTTCCTGGAGTATGCCTGA CCTTCCTGCACCCAAGATAGTTTTCAACCGTCCAAACGGGAGAAAGTACCACCACCCTGCTCCGGCTCTCCCTGCAGACAACCAGCAGGAAGAGAGCTTCACGCCCGCGCACAAGGAAAACGTCAAATTTGTCTATGATG cctGGCAGGAGATGGTGCAGCAGGAGGGGGGGTCAAAGGAGACCCAGGGAGCAGTCCACTATGAAGAACCTACTCCTAACCCACACGTGCACA actttgtgCCCATAGATCTTGATGAATGGTGGGCCAAGCGTTTCCTAGCCAATATAGACAAGTTATCCTGA